A single Pseudomonas putida DNA region contains:
- a CDS encoding EAL and GGDEF domain-containing protein — translation MTNLNHPTLLRPASTAPVASLRGSVKGALALLALILLGLLLWQLFSQFRHTQADQRQMNLDASAELADHLSLNMALKAQQALNVVQPYVKAPTPAALPSLLATLRERLPALRDVAWLDHAGQLRSDSLAGSPDRQLIDELVGLNQGRNYYFANAADNRTIYLLLRQAAEQDRGYWLLRLSPDYYQALTVHLDGPGHPLWLLENSRSGEVLERHAPVQTSGEPLQSVMLAFIDNSAWQLRGLFDAGLAQQKLLPALIGKCLLALFCALLPVLALINMRRRQRALQEDRRRYHEIFEGTGVALCVLDLSSLPGQLDRYHLRNLAGLKQSLALDPNLRRSLLLELKITEINQVARQLLNVECHEGAWQRLIDGSGVGRDSIGMQLIDALIEQRPSLELEVRLPAPLGGELHLWLMARLPQQRRDYQAVILSISDITSRKQVELSLLERESFWSDVVRTVPDQLYVQDVHSQRMIFSNRHLGQTLGYDRTELAQMGDRFWELLLHPEDAAHYQALRQQQRDSAHAQSLHTQLRFRHRDGGWRCYEIREQVLTRDEDGLVTRIIGVGKDVTVQIEASQSLRDSEQRYRMLAESISDVIFSTDSRLQLNYLSPSVQAVLGYQADWIFDNGWQSIIANPSQLTGIYSLMERVSKAMGDSEQLAQLRSQLPTQLFLFDCLRADGRKIPIELRLVLVWDDQQRFEGVLGVGRDISQQRRAEKDLRMAATVFEHSTSAILITDPAGYIVQANEAFSRVSGYAVSDVLDQLPAMLVVEDQQESHLRYVLKQLHQRGSWEGEVWLKRRDGDRYPAWVGITAVLDDEGDLASYVCFFTDISERKASEQRIHRLAYYDALTHLPNRTLFQDRLHTALQQAERQKSWVVLMFLDLDRFKPINDSLGHAAGDRMLKDMALRLLACVDDDDTVARMGGDEFTLLLQPRATREMALNRAIHVAESILGSLVRPFVLEGREFFVTASVGIALSPQDGNELSQLMKNADTAMYHAKERGKNNFQFYQTEMNASALERLELESDLRHALEQNEFILYYQPQFSGDGKRLTGAEALLRWRHPTRGLVPPGDFIPVIEELGLVVDVGDWVLREASRQLKVWHKNKVRVPKVSVNISARQFSDGQLGTRIATILEETGLPPACLELELTESILMREVNEALQILASLKNLGLSIAVDDFGTGYSSLNYLKQFPIDVLKIDRTFVDGLPEGEQDAQIARAIIAMAHSLNLAVIAEGVETHEQLEFLREHGCDEVQGYLFGRPMPANQFEAQFANETLFMFQ, via the coding sequence TTGACCAATCTCAATCATCCGACTCTGCTGCGCCCCGCTTCGACGGCCCCAGTCGCTTCGCTGCGTGGTTCGGTCAAAGGTGCGCTGGCCCTGCTGGCCTTGATCCTGCTGGGTTTGCTGCTGTGGCAACTGTTCTCGCAGTTCCGCCACACCCAGGCCGACCAGCGCCAGATGAACCTGGACGCCAGTGCCGAACTGGCCGACCACCTGAGCCTGAACATGGCGCTCAAGGCCCAGCAGGCCCTGAATGTGGTCCAGCCCTACGTCAAAGCACCGACGCCCGCCGCCCTGCCGAGCCTGTTGGCAACCCTGCGCGAACGCCTACCCGCCTTGCGCGACGTGGCCTGGCTGGACCATGCCGGGCAACTGCGCAGCGACAGCCTGGCCGGCAGCCCCGACCGCCAACTGATTGACGAACTGGTCGGGCTGAACCAGGGCCGCAACTACTACTTCGCCAACGCGGCGGATAACCGCACCATCTACCTGCTGTTGCGCCAAGCGGCCGAACAGGACCGTGGATACTGGCTACTGCGCCTGTCCCCTGACTATTACCAGGCGCTCACCGTGCACCTGGACGGCCCCGGGCACCCGCTCTGGCTGCTGGAAAACAGCCGCAGCGGCGAGGTACTGGAGCGCCACGCCCCGGTACAGACCAGCGGTGAACCGCTGCAAAGCGTGATGCTCGCGTTCATCGACAACAGCGCCTGGCAATTGCGTGGCCTGTTCGACGCAGGCCTGGCCCAGCAGAAACTGCTGCCGGCACTGATCGGCAAGTGCCTGCTGGCGCTGTTCTGCGCCCTGCTGCCGGTGCTGGCACTGATCAATATGCGCCGCCGCCAGCGCGCCTTGCAGGAAGACCGCCGGCGCTACCACGAAATCTTCGAAGGCACGGGCGTAGCGTTGTGTGTACTCGACCTGTCGAGCCTGCCCGGCCAGCTCGACCGCTATCACCTGCGCAACCTGGCCGGGCTCAAACAGAGCCTGGCGCTGGACCCTAACCTGCGCCGCTCGCTGCTGCTGGAACTGAAGATCACCGAGATCAACCAGGTGGCGCGCCAGCTGCTCAACGTCGAGTGCCACGAAGGGGCCTGGCAACGGCTGATCGACGGCAGCGGTGTGGGCCGCGACAGCATCGGCATGCAACTGATCGACGCCTTGATCGAGCAACGCCCGTCGCTGGAACTGGAAGTGCGCCTGCCGGCACCGCTGGGTGGCGAACTGCACCTGTGGCTGATGGCGCGCCTGCCGCAACAGCGTCGCGACTACCAGGCGGTGATCCTCAGCATCAGCGACATCACCAGCCGCAAGCAGGTGGAGTTGTCGCTGCTGGAGCGCGAAAGCTTCTGGTCCGACGTAGTGCGTACCGTGCCCGACCAGCTGTACGTGCAGGACGTGCACAGCCAGCGGATGATCTTCAGCAACCGCCACCTCGGCCAGACGCTCGGCTACGACCGCACCGAGCTTGCACAGATGGGCGACCGCTTCTGGGAGTTGCTGCTGCACCCTGAAGACGCCGCGCACTACCAGGCTTTGCGCCAGCAACAGCGCGACAGTGCTCACGCCCAGTCGCTGCACACTCAGTTGCGCTTCCGCCACCGCGACGGCGGCTGGCGCTGCTACGAAATCCGCGAGCAGGTGCTGACCCGTGACGAAGATGGCCTGGTCACACGCATCATCGGCGTGGGCAAGGATGTCACCGTGCAGATCGAGGCCAGCCAGTCGTTGCGCGACAGCGAGCAGCGCTACCGCATGCTCGCCGAAAGCATCAGCGACGTGATCTTCTCCACCGACAGCCGCCTGCAACTCAACTACCTCAGCCCCTCGGTACAGGCCGTGCTGGGCTACCAGGCCGACTGGATCTTCGACAACGGCTGGCAGTCGATCATCGCCAACCCCTCCCAACTCACCGGCATCTACAGCCTGATGGAGCGGGTCAGCAAGGCCATGGGCGACAGCGAGCAACTGGCACAACTGCGCAGCCAGCTGCCGACGCAACTGTTCCTGTTCGACTGCCTACGCGCCGATGGCCGCAAGATCCCCATCGAATTGCGCCTGGTGCTGGTGTGGGACGACCAGCAACGCTTCGAGGGCGTGCTCGGCGTGGGCCGCGACATCAGCCAGCAACGCCGTGCGGAAAAAGACCTGCGCATGGCCGCGACGGTTTTCGAACACTCCACTTCGGCGATCCTCATCACCGACCCGGCCGGCTACATCGTGCAGGCCAACGAAGCATTCAGCCGGGTCAGTGGCTACGCGGTCAGCGACGTGCTCGACCAGCTGCCGGCCATGCTGGTGGTCGAGGACCAGCAGGAAAGCCACCTGCGCTACGTGCTCAAGCAACTGCACCAGCGCGGCAGCTGGGAGGGCGAAGTGTGGCTCAAGCGCCGCGACGGCGACCGTTACCCGGCCTGGGTCGGCATTACCGCGGTACTCGACGACGAAGGCGACCTGGCCAGCTATGTATGCTTCTTCACCGACATCAGCGAGCGCAAGGCCAGCGAACAGCGCATCCACCGCCTGGCCTACTACGACGCCCTGACTCACCTGCCCAACCGCACGCTGTTCCAGGACCGCCTGCATACTGCGCTGCAGCAGGCCGAGCGGCAGAAGTCGTGGGTGGTGCTGATGTTCCTCGACCTCGACCGCTTCAAACCGATCAACGACTCCCTTGGCCACGCCGCGGGCGACCGCATGCTCAAGGACATGGCCCTGCGCCTGCTGGCCTGCGTCGACGATGACGACACCGTGGCGCGCATGGGCGGCGATGAATTCACCTTGCTGCTGCAGCCCCGCGCCACCCGCGAGATGGCCCTGAACCGCGCCATCCACGTGGCCGAGAGCATTCTTGGCAGCCTGGTGCGGCCGTTCGTGCTGGAAGGCCGCGAGTTCTTCGTCACCGCCAGTGTCGGCATCGCCCTCAGCCCGCAGGACGGCAACGAGCTGAGCCAGCTGATGAAGAACGCCGACACCGCCATGTACCACGCCAAGGAGCGCGGCAAGAACAACTTCCAGTTCTACCAGACCGAAATGAACGCCAGCGCCCTGGAGCGCCTGGAGCTGGAGAGCGACCTGCGCCACGCGCTGGAACAGAACGAGTTCATCCTCTACTACCAGCCGCAGTTCAGCGGTGACGGCAAGCGCCTGACCGGCGCCGAAGCGCTGCTGCGCTGGCGCCACCCGACCCGCGGCCTGGTGCCGCCGGGGGACTTCATCCCGGTGATCGAAGAACTGGGCCTGGTAGTGGATGTCGGCGACTGGGTGCTGCGCGAGGCCAGCCGCCAGCTCAAGGTCTGGCACAAGAACAAGGTACGCGTGCCGAAGGTGTCGGTGAACATCTCGGCGCGGCAGTTCTCCGACGGCCAGCTGGGCACGCGGATCGCCACCATCCTTGAGGAAACCGGCCTGCCGCCGGCGTGCCTGGAGCTGGAGCTGACCGAGAGCATCCTGATGCGCGAGGTCAACGAGGCGCTGCAGATTCTGGCCAGCCTGAAGAACCTCGGCCTGAGCATCGCGGTCGACGACTTCGGCACCGGTTATTCGTCGCTGAACTACCTCAAGCAGTTCCCGATCGACGTGCTGAAGATCGACCGCACCTTCGTCGACGGCCTGCCCGAAGGCGAGCAGGATGCGCAGATTGCCCGGGCGATCATCGCCATGGCGCACAGCCTTAACCTGGCGGTGATCGCCGAGGGCGTGGAGACCCATGAGCAACTGGAGTTCCTGCGCGAGCATGGCTGTGACGAGGTGCAGGGCTACCTGTTCGGGCGGCCGATGCCGGCCAACCAGTTCGAGGCGCAGTTCGCCAACGAAACCCTGTTCATGTTCCAGTGA
- the ettA gene encoding energy-dependent translational throttle protein EttA — protein MAQYVYTMHRLSKVVPPKREILKNISLSFFPGAKIGVLGLNGAGKSTLLRIMAGVDKEFDGEARPMPDINVGYLPQEPQLDPNKSVREVVEEAVSVIKDAQARLDEVYAAYAEPDADFDKLAAEQAKLEAILQAADGHNLERQLDVAADALRLPAWDARIEHLSGGEKRRVALCRLLLSAPDMLLLDEPTNHLDADSVAWLERFLHDFPGTVVAITHDRYFLDNVAGWILELDRGAGIPYEGNYSGWLEAKSDRLAQESKQQSAHEKAMKEELEWVRKGAKARQSKSKARLQRFEEMQSQEFQKRSETNEIYIPAGPRLGDKVIEFKNVTKGYGDRVLIDNLSFAMPKGAIVGVIGGNGAGKSTLFRMLMGKEQPDSGSIEIGETVQLACVDQSREDLDGSKTVFQQISDGSDQIRIGSYEIPSRTYVGRFNFKGGDQQKFVKDLSGGERGRLHLALTLKEGGNVLLLDEPSNDLDVETLRSLEEALLDFPGAAIVISHDRWFLDRVATHILAYEDDSNVVFFEGNYTEYEADRKKRLGDAAAQPHRVRHKKLAQ, from the coding sequence TTGGCTCAATACGTCTACACCATGCATCGGCTGAGCAAGGTCGTGCCGCCGAAGCGGGAAATTCTCAAGAACATTTCCCTGTCGTTCTTCCCAGGCGCCAAGATCGGCGTGCTCGGCCTGAACGGCGCCGGTAAATCGACCCTGCTGCGGATCATGGCGGGCGTCGACAAGGAATTCGACGGCGAAGCCCGTCCGATGCCCGACATCAACGTGGGTTACCTGCCACAGGAACCGCAACTGGACCCGAACAAGTCCGTGCGTGAAGTGGTCGAGGAAGCCGTCAGCGTGATCAAGGACGCCCAGGCTCGCCTGGACGAGGTCTACGCTGCCTACGCCGAGCCGGATGCCGACTTCGACAAGCTGGCCGCCGAACAGGCCAAGCTCGAGGCCATCCTGCAGGCCGCTGACGGCCACAACCTGGAGCGTCAGCTGGACGTCGCTGCCGACGCCCTGCGCCTGCCGGCCTGGGATGCCCGCATCGAACACCTGTCCGGTGGCGAGAAGCGCCGTGTGGCCCTGTGCCGCTTGCTGCTGTCGGCGCCCGACATGCTGCTGCTCGACGAACCGACCAACCACCTGGACGCCGACTCGGTAGCCTGGCTGGAGCGCTTCCTGCACGACTTCCCGGGCACCGTGGTAGCGATTACCCACGACCGTTACTTCCTCGACAACGTCGCCGGCTGGATCCTCGAACTGGACCGCGGCGCCGGTATCCCGTACGAAGGCAACTACTCGGGCTGGCTGGAAGCCAAGTCGGACCGCCTGGCGCAGGAATCCAAGCAGCAGAGCGCCCACGAGAAGGCCATGAAAGAGGAACTGGAGTGGGTGCGCAAAGGCGCCAAGGCCCGCCAGTCCAAATCCAAGGCCCGTCTGCAGCGCTTCGAGGAAATGCAGTCGCAGGAATTCCAGAAGCGCAGCGAGACCAACGAGATCTACATCCCGGCCGGCCCGCGCCTGGGCGACAAGGTCATCGAGTTCAAGAACGTCACCAAGGGCTACGGCGATCGCGTGCTGATCGACAACCTGTCGTTCGCCATGCCAAAAGGCGCCATCGTCGGCGTTATCGGTGGTAACGGTGCCGGTAAATCGACCCTGTTCCGCATGCTGATGGGCAAGGAACAACCGGACTCGGGCAGCATCGAGATCGGCGAAACCGTGCAGCTGGCTTGCGTGGACCAGAGCCGCGAAGACCTCGACGGTTCCAAGACAGTGTTCCAGCAGATCTCCGACGGTTCCGACCAGATCCGCATCGGTAGCTACGAGATCCCGTCGCGTACCTACGTCGGCCGCTTCAACTTCAAGGGTGGCGACCAGCAGAAGTTCGTCAAGGACCTGTCCGGTGGTGAGCGTGGCCGCCTGCACCTGGCCCTGACCCTGAAGGAGGGCGGCAACGTCCTGCTGCTCGACGAACCGTCCAACGACCTCGACGTCGAAACCCTGCGTTCGCTGGAAGAAGCCCTGCTGGACTTCCCGGGCGCCGCCATCGTGATTTCCCACGACCGCTGGTTCCTGGACCGTGTGGCCACTCACATCCTGGCGTACGAAGACGACTCGAACGTGGTGTTCTTCGAGGGCAACTACACCGAGTACGAAGCCGATCGCAAGAAGCGCCTGGGCGATGCCGCTGCCCAGCCGCACCGTGTACGGCACAAGAAGCTGGCCCAGTAA
- the glyA gene encoding serine hydroxymethyltransferase, translated as MFSRDLTIAKYDAELFEAMQQEALRQEEHIELIASENYTSPAVMEAQGSVLTNKYAEGYPGKRYYGGCEYVDVVEQLAIDRAKELFGADYANVQPHAGSQANAAVYLALLSAGDTILGMSLAHGGHLTHGASVSSSGKLYNAIQYGIDGNGLIDYDEVERLAVEHKPKMIVAGFSAYSQVLDFARFRAIADKVGAYLFVDMAHVAGLVAAGVYPNPVPFADVVTTTTHKTLRGPRGGLILARANADIEKKLNSAVFPGAQGGPLEHVIAAKAICFKEALQPEFKAYQQQVVKNAQAMAEVFIERGFDVVSGGTQNHLFLLSLIKQEISGKDADAALGKAFITVNKNSVPNDPRSPFVTSGLRFGTPAVTTRGFKETECRELAGWICDILADLNNEAVIDAVREKVKAICKKLPVYGN; from the coding sequence ATGTTCAGCCGTGATTTGACCATTGCCAAGTACGACGCCGAGCTCTTCGAAGCCATGCAGCAAGAAGCCCTGCGCCAGGAAGAGCATATCGAGCTGATCGCTTCGGAAAACTACACCAGCCCGGCAGTCATGGAAGCCCAGGGCTCGGTCCTGACCAACAAGTACGCCGAAGGCTACCCAGGCAAGCGCTACTACGGTGGCTGCGAATACGTCGACGTGGTCGAGCAACTGGCCATCGACCGTGCCAAGGAACTGTTCGGCGCTGACTACGCCAACGTCCAGCCGCACGCTGGCTCGCAAGCCAACGCCGCGGTCTACCTGGCCCTGCTGTCGGCCGGTGACACCATCCTGGGCATGAGCCTGGCCCACGGTGGCCACCTGACCCACGGCGCTTCGGTAAGCTCGTCGGGCAAGCTGTACAACGCCATCCAGTACGGCATCGACGGCAACGGCCTGATCGACTACGACGAAGTCGAGCGCCTGGCGGTCGAGCACAAGCCGAAGATGATCGTTGCCGGCTTCTCGGCTTACTCGCAGGTCCTGGACTTCGCCCGCTTCCGCGCCATCGCCGACAAGGTCGGTGCCTACCTGTTCGTCGACATGGCCCACGTTGCCGGCCTGGTTGCCGCTGGCGTGTACCCGAACCCGGTGCCATTCGCCGACGTGGTCACCACCACCACCCACAAGACCCTGCGCGGTCCACGTGGCGGCCTGATCCTGGCCCGTGCCAACGCCGACATCGAGAAGAAGCTGAACTCCGCCGTCTTCCCGGGCGCCCAGGGCGGCCCGCTGGAGCACGTGATCGCCGCCAAGGCCATCTGCTTCAAGGAAGCGCTGCAGCCTGAGTTCAAGGCTTACCAGCAGCAGGTCGTGAAGAACGCCCAGGCCATGGCCGAAGTGTTCATCGAGCGTGGTTTCGACGTCGTTTCCGGCGGCACCCAGAACCACCTGTTCCTGCTGTCGCTGATCAAGCAGGAAATTTCCGGCAAAGATGCTGACGCTGCCCTGGGCAAAGCCTTCATCACCGTTAACAAGAACTCGGTGCCGAACGACCCACGTTCCCCGTTCGTCACCTCGGGCCTGCGTTTCGGCACCCCAGCCGTCACCACCCGTGGCTTCAAGGAAACCGAGTGCCGCGAACTGGCCGGCTGGATCTGCGACATCCTGGCTGACCTGAACAACGAAGCGGTGATCGACGCCGTACGTGAGAAAGTCAAGGCCATCTGCAAGAAGCTGCCGGTCTACGGCAACTGA
- a CDS encoding arsenic resistance protein: protein MTREQLETHQIPVYFAAVLAAIAFGLLASDSARHLQSLVTPAIAVLMYAMFLQIPFLDLRQGLGNRRFMAALLLANFIFVPLLVWALTRGLADHPAVLIGALLVLLTPCIDYVVVFTHIGKGDSRLTLAATPVLLLVQLLLLPVYLALMLGDSNGVTISIAPFIEAFMLLIVLPMLLAVLTSASARRSRAVSAWNDAWAWMPVPAMALVLVAVIGSQIAVVLRDFDQLLPVIPVYVGFMLLAPLLGFVSARLLRLPVTEARSVTFSAATRNSLVVLPLALALPEGLRGLAAAAVITQTLVELVSELIYVRAIPALIRPR, encoded by the coding sequence TTGACCAGAGAGCAACTCGAAACCCACCAGATCCCGGTCTACTTTGCCGCAGTACTTGCAGCGATCGCCTTCGGCCTGCTGGCCAGCGATAGCGCCCGCCACCTGCAAAGTCTGGTCACCCCTGCCATCGCCGTGCTGATGTACGCGATGTTCCTGCAAATTCCCTTCCTCGACCTGCGTCAGGGGTTGGGCAACCGCCGCTTCATGGCCGCGCTGCTGCTCGCCAACTTCATTTTCGTGCCATTACTGGTCTGGGCCCTCACGCGCGGCCTGGCCGACCACCCGGCGGTTCTCATCGGCGCCCTGCTGGTACTGCTCACGCCATGCATCGACTACGTGGTGGTGTTTACCCACATCGGCAAAGGCGACTCGCGCCTGACCCTTGCCGCCACACCCGTACTTTTGCTGGTGCAGTTGCTGCTACTGCCGGTGTACCTGGCCTTGATGCTCGGCGACAGCAACGGTGTCACCATCAGCATCGCCCCGTTCATTGAAGCCTTCATGCTGCTGATCGTGCTGCCAATGCTCCTCGCCGTGCTCACTAGCGCCAGCGCCCGACGCTCCCGCGCGGTATCGGCCTGGAACGACGCCTGGGCATGGATGCCGGTACCGGCCATGGCATTGGTGCTGGTGGCGGTGATCGGTTCGCAGATTGCCGTGGTGTTGCGGGACTTCGACCAGTTGCTGCCGGTGATCCCGGTGTATGTCGGCTTCATGCTGCTAGCGCCGCTGCTCGGGTTTGTTTCGGCACGGCTGCTGCGCCTGCCAGTGACCGAGGCACGCTCGGTGACCTTCAGCGCTGCAACGCGAAACTCGCTGGTGGTGTTGCCGTTGGCGCTGGCATTGCCAGAGGGCCTACGTGGGCTGGCAGCGGCTGCCGTGATCACCCAGACGCTGGTGGAACTGGTGAGCGAGTTGATTTACGTCCGCGCCATTCCGGCGCTGATACGACCCCGGTAG
- a CDS encoding malate dehydrogenase, with the protein MNKLTIVGAGLVGEAAAQIIARDELCRELVLMDVQGEMAQGKALDVWQAAVESGSDTRVVGGSKAEMLQGSELVVITAGVPRKPGQSRQDVLSINLPILDGIMQDINRHAPAATVLVVSNPVDVLTYRAWSLSPLGRGRVFGQAGVLDTARMKCFIAEETGFSARDISALVLGGHGDSMVPLMRYCQIGSVPLSHFLSDEQIERIVERTRKGGGEILGLKKLGSACDAPGVAIAQMVDAIGNGRHRILPAVAILEGEYGRTDIAMGVPCVLAEEGIARVIELPLDAQEQAMFDHSADQVARDIAEMKAL; encoded by the coding sequence GTGAACAAACTGACAATCGTGGGTGCCGGCCTGGTCGGCGAGGCGGCGGCGCAGATCATCGCCCGGGATGAGTTGTGCCGTGAACTGGTGTTGATGGATGTGCAGGGTGAAATGGCGCAGGGCAAGGCGCTGGACGTCTGGCAGGCGGCGGTCGAGTCTGGTTCTGATACCCGGGTTGTCGGCGGGTCCAAGGCCGAAATGCTGCAGGGTTCGGAGCTGGTGGTGATCACTGCGGGCGTGCCGCGCAAGCCTGGCCAGTCGCGCCAGGATGTTTTGAGCATCAACCTGCCAATTCTCGATGGCATCATGCAGGACATCAATCGTCATGCGCCGGCAGCGACGGTGCTGGTGGTGTCGAACCCGGTCGATGTGCTGACCTATCGGGCCTGGTCGCTCAGCCCGCTCGGGCGGGGCAGGGTGTTCGGCCAGGCCGGGGTGCTGGATACCGCGCGCATGAAGTGTTTCATTGCCGAGGAGACGGGGTTCTCTGCCCGGGATATCTCGGCGCTGGTGCTGGGCGGGCATGGCGACAGCATGGTGCCGCTGATGCGCTACTGCCAGATCGGCTCGGTGCCGTTGTCGCACTTCCTGTCTGATGAGCAGATCGAGCGGATTGTGGAGCGCACACGTAAAGGTGGCGGCGAGATTCTGGGCTTGAAAAAGCTCGGCAGTGCTTGCGATGCGCCGGGCGTGGCCATAGCACAGATGGTGGATGCGATCGGTAATGGGCGGCACCGCATTCTGCCGGCGGTTGCGATTCTTGAAGGTGAATATGGGCGCACCGATATCGCCATGGGGGTGCCCTGTGTGCTGGCAGAGGAGGGGATCGCTCGGGTGATCGAACTGCCCCTGGATGCGCAGGAGCAGGCGATGTTTGATCACTCGGCAGATCAGGTGGCGCGGGATATTGCGGAGATGAAGGCGTTGTGA